In the genome of Parasteatoda tepidariorum isolate YZ-2023 chromosome 10, CAS_Ptep_4.0, whole genome shotgun sequence, the window tgttttgcaattatttattattaaaagtttgaattttaaaatatactaattttttccaCACATTTAATTTACGTGTAATTACGTCATTTCACATGACATagtgaagcaaaatttttgtttaatattttcgcaTTAATACTTGTTATAAGCCCTTATAAaagaatcatttaataaaaagaaaagaaaaaattatttggtctaatcgaatatttaaaagattcaaCTGAGTATTTGATGCAACCTTCATAGTAACACTGGGAAATAATCAATGTTTGTGTACTACTAATCAATTGGTATTTAATACTTGTACTGGTAGTTACGCTACATTACAACCCTTCCAAGactttatctgtgatagaattcgatgaactaataccactagttgattttttctctccaatgcccatctgtgttaacatccgtcaattcaggcatatacagCGCGatttttgttggcctctctttcaggggcaccatattaggtgggccaacgtcgctcccacagtgagggCAGATAGTACAgcgaaggaaagaacatccatgcctcgtccgggattcgaacccagaacctttctgatgcaagggcagttccctgtCCCCTACGTAGGCTGGTCGacataccactagttgattattgctattattttctCGTTCCTTTATTTATTGGCCGGGAGAATTATATCTATTTCCTCGAATTTTCGAGCACTATTTTGTGAGCAGATCAGCTGTtaaatgtggaccatccatcgataTGGTCCAGGTCAACATTAAGGGGAAGTAATAGATTATGTTAATCATAATaagcattatatatttaaaggtACATTAAATTAGCCATAAAATGGcgtgttttatataataaatagttaatatttaatttttatagtggtagttacgccactgacaaaatacaaaaaactatGTTCTTcaattaaacttgtttttttctcagcaaactACTCTTCTCAcacttctttaaatatttaaacaaaaattcgaaattaaattttttatatttaactgtaaaatctacaatttttttttcttctgaaaactaaatcaattttattgcaatcatgaaaaattgaatactacataattaaaatatacaaaagtagTTTCAATATTCGATAATaacttataaacataatttttaaattctatctaACAGTTTGTTTAAGACTATCTAACTActttttcaagttaaataaataactttattccCTAAAGCctgataatttttcataaatgaaataaattgatttatactATAGTTTAAATTACTATAATCTCAGATATCCAAAAGATGCAGATTTTATATCATGTCAAAAGTTATGTACTTGtcatgaaaatttgattattaaaaacataattattccaaatgaattaaaaaatatatcctcAATGTGTTTTTAAGATCCTCAAAGAATTTTTACCATCCTCAATGTGTTTTTAAGATCCTCAAAGGATTTTTACCATCCTCAAtgtgtttttaagatttttttacaatcctcaatgtgtttttaagatttttttacaatccTCAATGTGTTTTTAAGGTCAGATACTTCATCGCTTTCGTTCCTAATTAAGAGAGCATTAGTAAGatctcaaaacaaatttaatgtacTTCATTTATATGTCAAGTTAACTTACCTAAATTCGATaacaattaaagataaattatcaaGTTAGTTTATCTACAATTGTTagaaagattttgtttaaatgacaataatttacaataattataatcacTTTGGCAAATCCTGATGGTccttttagaaaagaaaattaagaatttaaagataggtagaaattaaaaatttaaaaattcggcTTCAACTAGATGGCAAAATGCGCAAAAGAAATCAACATTTAAGATCcccaaaatttcaattgttgtCCTGTCTTAAAtgttgggaccatattttaaattgctatcaCTCTTAACATTAAGTGATCACAAATTCAAATCCTTCGGAGGAAAAAAACACCTTTATTCAGAGTACTTTTTTGGGtgtgatttcgcaacttaaaatatcgctagCATACTTAAGTATAGGTTCTCGAACTATCATGATTGACTCTCAATACTTGTAACTCCCATTATTAGATCAAaggttattcagggtgtttagtttttattttaagctctGTATATTAAAAGCATGAAGCATGTCtaataagaatactttttttgaaaccaTGAGCTTAAGGAAGTATAGGtcgaaagtacatttttaaacggtttttataaaatttaagttaatgtttatttttgccagtttttataaattttgagaacAATGCGCCATCGGaagatattaattgattttaaaaaaaattaaatttacgtatatttgtttctttcttcATCTAATTACTTTccttaattggatacctgcacgACGTCAACAACGTAGTGCAAGTGACTTAGGTAAATCCGCATTTGTCGATGTAGAAGCCAATTAGGTTCGACACACAAGCGTGACGTCACTTACCGTATCCAatcaaatctgatttaaatcccATGGTTAtgcataatcacttcacttttTCTGTAGTTGCACATTAtagtgttttgaaaataaaaacttcgaTTTGTTTGGTTCTTGCACCCTAGTGTGTAAATGTGCATATAGagttgaaaattatgattttgctttcatttttatacatttgtttaagagtcttgttaagttttttaagagaattttcaaGCAGTATAATGGCTGACCGTGTAAAACTAAGCACAAGCAGCTTTAGGGGTTGAAATTTGTCATTAGACTTCCGACTGATTTTTACGCCtaaacttgaaagaaaaaaaacgcaccatctaatattattatacttgtagcGTTTTCAGTATAACGTGTCCTTTCAGTAtaactttcaacgaaacaaacaacaaatgaattcggAAGACTCCCCAAGCTTGCTATGCTGCTACCTCCCAAAAAAGAtgctattttacacaaataaaataaacgttgttatgctgtgatattaatttcgttaaatttgcttttaagcTCACGACctgtaagaatttataaattatagaaaactcttatgaatggtaaaattacgcTTTAATTCAAGCACAAAtctcaataataaaacttcctagagTATTAAACCTGTTCACACATCAGCTCGTAAGCATAACATAGGCGGAGtaatacaccggaagttttctaaatttcttccggtttaaggAAGCTTATTGTTCATATTCAGTTCCATAGACTTTATgccctaattttaattttttattatttcagcttCCATTAAAACAGTAGAATCTTATTTCCactagaaaagaattaaaacctATGCTTGTACTTTTGAATATCTGCAGTCGAACTTCCTGTAGTGAAAACTCATTTATGTTTTAAGCAGTAAGTAGTCTTTGAGCTTTTGTGGCAACATAAGTGAGTCAACACCAATAGGAAGACGGAAATAACTTGTTAAGCGATGACGTATTGCACATCTAGCCAAATGCTGCAAGGATCTTGGTGATCTGTATCGACTCTCTCCTTTAGCCACAATATTGTCGTACCACCGCCAAGCTCTCCTCGCGTCTTTAGGAATTGTAGTTATTCCATCAACCAGAAAACTAAGCCACATGTCTAGTTTAGTTAAAAAGGGGTCAAGTATAGAAGCCCAGAGAATTTGCAAGGCTTCATCTTTTTCACTGCTCTGAAGATCTGGTGTACAACTGTATAAGTAAACCAATTGGACGCACCGATATCTACACGTATTGCTCTCTTTTAAGCTGAGTTCCCGGAAGCATCTTCttctgaaattagaaaaaataaatattttagttcatacAAGGTTGTTATATTTGTCGTTTTGTGACCTCTTGGACAATATACCGTCTCAGAGAATGAATTTAAGTTTTGTACAAAAGTATTATAACGTGAGTGCTTATAAATAGTGAAAATCGTGTTATAAGCTCTATCGCTTACTGTTGGTTTGAAAGattttcataagtttaaaaaaaaactggagcTTCACAGTAAAGAACTTTAACTGGAATTGACACGATATATTAGCCCTTATAGGGGCGTCGTTAGACAGAGATAAAGAATGCAAATCCCCacgttttctatttttatgcaATGCGCTTATTTGAGATGAATCACTTATACATCAGAGGCATAGGTTGTGTTAAATGAATAAGAGATTAAATAAAGGACaatcacatttttattacatttaaagaaaatggaagCATTAAGGTAACACCCAGAGAGGCCATCTTGCTGCGCTTTGTTAAATAGTACTTCGTAGCGGTAGCGAAATTcaagttacttttagttttacttttagttacttttttcttataagtaatttttacaccactaaatatcaaaaattataagtatcacataaaatgcaacgttaaagcaTCAATTTAACTGATTACTCTATTAATAAGTAAGCGTAACTGTCCGTCTCtaacaaattttactatataatttgctatcactttattaaaaccattccagaaagcggagcagttggtatCCCTGAACATCAGATTGAGAAGAGACAACACATGCTGCCGACGCTACGATTGATCAATCGATCAACGAATACGAGTATCACTGTTCACTTCAGTTCAAGTAATAACATGAATCGTGTACATTTTTCTTACTCAAGCTGCATTCTGACTAGAACGGCAGGTGCCGcacatcaaatatatttaaaatattcttattttcaatcTCTGTTTTCTATCGACATTTCATTCTTACTGTAATCATGacaggaatgaaaattttagttacaaATGTCTAACATTTCAGATTGGAGTTTAGTTCCAtagcaaaactaaatttaaaattgggcAAACAGAATTCTTAAAGTAGTGGTGCCATCTaggaacaaaaaaagaaactccAAAACAAgcggaaaactattttttatacttaaaaacataaagttttaaatagcttttttatttaaacttaaggcaagtgtaaaattatttttaaaattaaaaaatagttaaggcttaaaaacgtttcaaattttgaaaaagttcagttttgaatttaaattattttaaataccacTCATGATAGGGTGGTCGTCTATATTTATTACGCTGAGAAATCAAACAAACGGCTATAGATAGCGCTGCAATTATTcagcataaaatatcctcaaattccattactttaaaaattcgttctaaaataataaagttttaatttctgaacaaatatattttcttattgttgttgttgttgttactttacgtcgcactagagctgcacaatgggctattggcgacggtctgggaaacatcccggaggatgatccgaagatatgccatcacaattttgatcctctgcggaagggatggcacccccgcttcggtagcccgacgacctgcgcgcgaagtcgagcactttacggtagcacagtttaacgaggaccaataccgcacaccctcggtccctacgcagactgatccaagtggtcacccacccgcacactgaccgtagccagtgatgcttgacttcggtgatctgctgggaaccgtgtcttaacgatcagtccactgcgggacatattttcttattaagagTGATCTTTTAACTCAAAAGAGTTGGACACTTATtgaaaacattggaaaattaattaatgaaaattatcacCCGAAACAAACTATTGAATATGTGTCTTCCTAAACAAACCACAGATACCCACTTGAGATTAAGAAACTTTCATTGTtccgattttaaaaaattcaaaaaataaatttaaattaatcaacttACTCAGCAACACTGATTCGAATCTTCTCTTTAATATCACAGTATATGAATGCGTTGAAGTCAGTGCTGATTCCAAATTctagtaaagttaaaaaagtatcCAAGTCTTCCAAGAAGAACCTATCAGCATTTGGTCTATACTTTAAACGAGGATCAAAATAAGGAGAGATGCTCATGAGTTCACCGGGAATTTTGGCTTTTCCAGCTTGTATTTTTCccagaatgaattttaaaagtaaaggcTTCTTAAAAAGGCGGTCTTCAATGTGATGACTAATACAATGCACACGCAGACAACTTAAAAGTACTTGAGTATCACATTCGCATTCTTTAATGAGATATACATAACGCATCAATTTAGCAAAAGTTTCAAATCCATAGACACGGAACGCTTGCTCACATAAGTCAAAGGCTCTTAAACAAAGTTTAAGAGCGCAGGAAACGAACAAGCCACACTCGTTCTCATAATGGTAAGTAAAAAGCAAATATACGCACCATTTCACTCGTTCTGAAGTACGCACCGTCAAGATGGCTTCCTTCAGAGAAGCAGGCATCCAATGCATGTAGTTTTCAAAAGAGTAATGTTTGAAGCTCCTTTCATCACCGAAACAacttgttttttcaaataaagatgaCCATACGTAATTTGGATCGTGTTTTTCGGTGCCATGGATGTGAGCATCCACAACATCAGAAAGATTCTGAAAGTTTTCTGcgtatctattaaaatttactaaggtgttgtcttctggatcgtaTTGTTCTTTAACGTCCCCtctcactaaatatttattctcgTTAAGGATCATATCGTCTGCTTAAAATCCTTTAGCCCAATTATCAAGATCTTCGTAGACACGAAAAAAATCTTCACCACGTGACTTGGactctttatttattcttgGACAGTGATGCATGTAGCGCCGGAATGCGgaataaatcaagaaaatgtcattttgaGTCACTTCGTCCGATAGAGTTTCAAATTCGTCATCCGAATGTGGATAATAAGGACGTACAAAATCTGCCAGGCATACATTGTCGTTATTCGCAATGATCTCAAATACGTCAGCCATATCCATTGTGATATCGTTCTGCAGGCAAAACACAATATAAAACTGTAACTCGAGCAAAACAATGTCTCCTTTTTTAATCAGTCTCCTTTACTTCATGCTTCTAGAGGGGTAGAAAAATACATCATCAGAGAAAAATAGAATGACATGATGAAAAAAGAACGAGATTATAAAAAAGTTCCTAAACAGTAGCTTCTTTGCgtaattggaaattttaatgacaaactCAACAcacttaaatacaatattttatttaattcgagGCTTAGGAAAACTGAAGAATTAGTAGTTAAGTTTTTAAAgggataattaaaaactttccactttctttattcaaaagtgtcagaacagaaataattatgtaacaaatattatatcttaagttcgaaacttaaaattgtgatttttcaaatatccTTATAGAAACTTGACAgttaatttcttgtttttccagGGAGcttgtatagtttgtctaataTAAGATCTTCTTCTGGACCTGTGGTGGTGTCTATGGTAACGAGATattactatttcaagtaggggtgtagGGTTATTGCTTAGGACAGGTTTTTAGCTTGGGTCGGCGTGAGAAAGGGTATATTTTTCTTCCGTCTATTGTGTTAAccctagagcagtgtttcccaaagtgtggtacgcgtacccccaggggtacgggaacagtttagtgggGTTACGCGTTCTAATGCGAAATATCTTGAAACAAatgagaatttcaaaaaattctatttaaaaacaaagctatccatgaaaatttacgattacgtgtt includes:
- the LOC107448470 gene encoding uncharacterized protein, with product MILNENKYLVRGDVKEQYDPEDNTLVNFNRYAENFQNLSDVVDAHIHGTEKHDPNYVWSSLFEKTSCFGDERSFKHYSFENYMHWMPASLKEAILTVRTSERVKWCVYLLFTYHYENECGLFVSCALKLCLRAFDLCEQAFRVYGFETFAKLMRYVYLIKECECDTQVLLSCLRVHCISHHIEDRLFKKPLLLKFILGKIQAGKAKIPGELMSISPYFDPRLKYRPNADRFFLEDLDTFLTLLEFGISTDFNAFIYCDIKEKIRISVAERRCFRELSLKESNTCRYRCVQLVYLYSCTPDLQSSEKDEALQILWASILDPFLTKLDMWLSFLVDGITTIPKDARRAWRWYDNIVAKGESRYRSPRSLQHLARCAIRHRLTSYFRLPIGVDSLMLPQKLKDYLLLKT